From Catharus ustulatus isolate bCatUst1 chromosome 6, bCatUst1.pri.v2, whole genome shotgun sequence, a single genomic window includes:
- the LOC116997493 gene encoding uncharacterized protein LOC116997493 has translation MGRSSPGDHDHLHGSESPRDRKLDSLHSNQEGPAKMGSTASVSNKNGVQGKALVLLTLVCIMQVGEAFVKIIVPEPDVIVPEGAGVNLTCLFSSNQRAGLKEVNTAWRQITTDEVFTEGIVTLWDMKQQRGSTTLMISHMQADQVGQFSCVVWIRESFDYGEINVDILKKNRRVRQVTEVGKTQQELGQENLIVGLVRDFGQVQNITSITACLPLPKAAGDPIPWGIIPVGEMPPETINGTKRCNKVMQNHTKMVEETYTVRGQWSSPGQRSECQKLPNAVFSKIGRFKDVGWCSYDIKKKRQKPVTEYSYEIVCQEGKEEWEQWKTIWGPSLLESYSYIGPVHWCIEWSGQREQKHLRMLGTEAVRRDRMTPTPSWNCSKIITCDTPESQIGLVPVRILLKWGCECQRYNHTITGEIKGAWKDCQATTVRSPGHSVWVMGHGQWTTHMPINGPVTQITLGVPTLCPLWKQSKLTQREIQPRTKRETNEVAEELGLGDEDEWHEPSSGVKFGWVLESLFAQISTYRNREMLYKLLGQTERLAAVTKKGFRDLNLQLQATTRMTVQNRMALDLLLLKEHGVCGYLQGKVDHCCVHIPNVTEEVEKDISQLEQIEIKVHEVQEEAQHNWVGALFSSLGIQVSGWISSIVQYVIMIVLIIVVCMIMYRCLLGMIAREGTHTRRVMRALTRKEVILPSQREDSPSYLETIT, from the coding sequence ATGGGACGGTCCTCACCAGGTGATCATGACCACCTACACGGCAGTGAAAGTCCAAGGGATCGAAAATTGGATTCACTACACTCGAATCAAGAAGGTCCAGCCAAGATGGGAAGTACAGCCTCTGTCAGCAACAAAAATGGTGTTCAGGGCAAGGCCTTAGTTCTTTTAACATTAGTCTGTATAATGCAGGTGGGAGAAGCGTTTGTTAAAATCATAGTTCCAGAGCCAGATGTAATAGTGCCGGAAGGTGCGGGAGTAAATTTAACCTGTCTGTTTTCTAGCAACCAGAGAGCTGgattaaaagaagtaaatacAGCTTGGAGACAAATCACCACAGACGAAGTATTTACAGAAGGGATCGTGACACTTTGGGATATGAAACAGCAAAGAGGTAGCACCACATTGATGATATCTCATATGCAAGCTGACCAGGTAGGACAATTCTCATGTGTTGTGTGGATTAGAGAAAGCTTTGACTACGGAGAAATAAATGTAGATATTCTAAAAAAGAATAGGAGAGTACGACAGGTGACAGAAgttggaaaaacacaacaagaatTGGGACAAGAAAATTTAATAGTGGGATTAGTTAGAGATTTTGGGCAAGTACAAAATATTACGTCCATCACTGCATGTTTACCTCTACCTAAAGCAGCGGGAGATCCAATACCATGGGGCATTATTCCCGTTGGGGAAATGCCTCCAGAAACCATAAATGGGACAAAAAGATGTAATAAAGTAATGCAGAACCATACTAAGATGGTAGAGGAAACCTATACAGTTCGAGGGCAATGGTCATCACCAGGACAAAGGAGTGAATGCCAAAAATTaccaaatgcagttttttcaaaaattgggCGGTTCAAGGATGTAGGATGGTGTTCTTatgacataaagaaaaaaagacaaaaaccagtcACTGAATATTCTTATGAGATAGTATGtcaagaagggaaggaagaatgggaacagtggaaaacgatttggggtcccagcttGTTAGAATCTTACAGCTACATAGGACCAGTACATTGGTGTATCGAATGGTCAGGccaaagggaacaaaaacatttaagaatgcTAGGGACCGAAGCAGTAAGACGGGATCGAATGACCCCTACACCTAGCTGGAATTGTAGCAAAATCATCACATGTGATACCCCTGAATCCCAAATTGGTTTAGTGCCAGTCCGGATACTACTAAAATGGGGCTGTGAATGTCAAAGATATAATCATACAAtaacaggagaaataaagggGGCTTGGAAAGATTGTCAGGCGACTACCGTCAGGAGTCCAGGGCATTCGGTGTGGGTAATGGGGCACGGACAATGGACTACCCATATGCCCATTAACGGCCCAGTCACACAGATTACGTTAGGGGTCCCTACCCTCTGCCCTCTCTGGAAACAGTCTAAATTAACACAAAGAGAGATACAGCCACgaacaaagagagaaacaaatgaggTGGCAGAAGAACTAGGATTGGGAGATGAAGATGAGTGGCATGAACCCTCATCAGGAGTTAAATTTGGATGGGTACTGGAATCCCTGTTTGCACAAATTTCTACATATAGAAACCGGGAGATGCTGTATAAATTATTGGGACAAACTGAGAGGTTAGCCGCAGTTACAAAGAAAGGATTTAGGGATCTAAACTTACAGTTGCAAGCAACAACAAGAATGACAGTCCAAAATAGAATGGCATTAGATTTGCTCTTATTAAAAGAACACGGAGTCTGTGGATACCTCCAAGGAAAGGTTGATCATTGCTGTGTACATATCCCAAATGTCACagaagaagtagaaaaggaTATAAGTCAATTGgaacaaattgaaataaaagtgcATGAAGTCCAGGAAGAAGCTCAACATAATTGGGTAGGAGCACTATTTAGCTCCCTAGGAATCCAGGTCTCTGGTTGGATATCATCAATTGTACAATATGTAATAATGATTGTATTGATTATTGTAGTCTGCATGATTATGTATAGATGTCTTTTAGGAATGATTGCTAGAGAAGGAACTCATACTCGACGTGTCATGAGAGCACTAACCCGGAAAGAAGTAATCCTACCAAGTCAAAGAGAAGACTCACCATCCTACTTAGAAACCATTACTTGA